Proteins co-encoded in one Arachis hypogaea cultivar Tifrunner chromosome 13, arahy.Tifrunner.gnm2.J5K5, whole genome shotgun sequence genomic window:
- the LOC112737776 gene encoding RNA polymerase sigma factor sigB, translating to MSNPCCPRIDVAVQDQHAPNPACSGRLSGIPVTDPSPLSRSQGNTAAMSGAGFAMIEGTRRHRPLPFTVTALSSIVAAPSTRNFASICAPFAEAPSSATPPLFSSAASSVPGKTTACEFRCGGFGGGRVAFTSAGSWFASSTFSIATAPSSAPLLAVSFPSPLPRVVPFTARPSTSSLSIAIAAKFKSTLSTESLLTSEEAVIAAAAYEAVALAKAAVKVAKDAALLVKKKPSAEPAFRSHVSSKSDNLLLKWVQRMETGDDIARRPIDSGAQTVEDVNIVDSDEESDNVEPTYEELELLQEQLSDSIAVRSRRQIERKARRERVAEKTATNIVSFKSGSPSRRKRVPVQEVDYSDPLRYLRTTTSTTRLLTSTEEVQLSEGIQDLLKLEKLREEVAERCGGQPTFAQWAAVAGVDQKTLRKRLNHGKFCKDKMIKSNIRLVISIAKNYQGAGMNLEDLVQEGCRGLVRGAEKFDASKGFKFSTYAHWWIKQAVRKSLSDQSRTIRLPFHMVEATYRVKEARKQFFSENGRNPNDEEVAAATGLSMKRLGAVLLTPKAPRSLEQKIGINQNLKPSEVIAHPDAETAEEQLIKQMMKKDLEMVLESLNPREQQVIRWRFGMDDGRMKTLQEIGEMMGVSRERVRQIESVAFRKLRNKKRTKHFQQYLVSS from the exons ATGTCCAACCCTTGCTGCCCTAGGATTGATGTTGCCGTCCAAGACCAGCACGCACCCAACCCTGCGTGCAGCGGCCGCCTTTCGGGCATACCCGTTACAGACCCGAGTCCACTCTCACGGTCCCAAGGAAATACGGCGGCGATGAGTGGTGCTGGCTTCGCCATGATTGAGGGAACTCGACGGCACAGACCCCTGCCTTTTACCGTCACCGCTCTGTCTTCCATCGTCGCTGCTCCGTCAACCCGGAACTTCGCGAGCATTTGCGCTCCCTTCGCGGAGGCGCCGTCCTCGGCGACGCCTCCCCTGTTTAGCTCTGCAGCGTCGTCGGTGCCGGGCAAGACCACCGCGTGCGAGTTCAGATGCGGTGGCTTTGGTGGTGGTCGCGTGGCCTTCACCTCTGCCGGTTCTTGGTTTGCGTCCTCCACCTTCTCCATAGCGACGGCGCCGTCTTCGGCGCCGCTTCTGGCAGTGAGTTTCCCGTCTCCGTTGCCCAGAGTGGTGCCATTCACTGCTCGTCCATCAACATCGTCACTCTCAATCGCGATCGCG GCAAAGTTTAAATCAACCTTATCTACAGAATCACTTCTTACTAGTGAAGAGGCTGTAATAGCTGCTGCTGCTTATGAAGCTGTTGCTCTTGCTAAAGCTGCTGTGAAGGTTGCAAAGGATGCAGCCCTGCTAGTTAAAAAGAAACCCTCGGCAGAACCAGCATTTAGATCGCATGTATCTTCCAAATCTGATAATTTACTTCTGAAGTGGGTTCAACGCATGGAAACAGGAGATGACATAGCAAGACGTCCCATTGACTCTGGAGCACAAACAGTGGAAGATGTAAACATAGTGGATAGTGATGAGGAGTCTGATAATGTGGAGCCTACCTATGAGGaacttgagcttctgcaggaacAGCTTTCAGATAGTATAGCCGTAAGATCTAGGCGCCAAATAGAAAGAAAAGCTAGAAGAGAGAGGGTGGCAGAGAAGACTGCCACAAATATTGTTTCTTTTAAGTCTGGTTCCCCCAGCAGGAGAAAGCGTGTTCCCGTTCAAGAAGTAGACTATTCCGATCCACTTCGTTACTTGAGAACAACAACCAGCACTACTAGGCTTCTTACATCAACTGAAGAAGTTCAACTGTCTGAAGGAATTCAG GACCTACTAAAGCTTGAAAAGCTCCGGGAGgaagttgcagaaagatgtggtGGGCAACCCACATTTGCTCAATGGGCTGCAGTAGCTGGAGTAGATCAGAAGACCCTGAGGAAACGTCTAAATCATGGGAAATTTTGCAAAGACAAAATGATTAAAAGCAATATACGGCTTGTGATATCAATTGCTAAGAATTATCAAGGAGCTGGGATGAACCTGGAGGATCTTGTCCAG GAAGGATGCCGAGGCCTTGTGAGAGGTGCAGAGAAGTTTGACGCTTCCAAGGGTTTTAAGTTCTCCACATATGCTCATTGGTGGATTAAACAGGCAGTTCGAAAGTCGCTTTCTGATCAGTCAAGGACCATTCGCCTACCT TTCCACATGGTGGAGGCAACTTACAGAGTGAAAGAGGCAAGAAAACAATTTTTTAGTGAAAATGGAAGAAACCCCAATGATGAAGAAGTTGCTGCAGCAACTGGACTGTCAATGAAGAGGCTTGGTGCTGTACTCTTGACCCCAAAAGCTCCCAGATCTCTAGAGCAGAAGATTGGGATCAACCAGAATTTGAAGCCTTCG GAAGTGATCGCTCATCCCGATGCTGAAACAGCTGAGGAACAGCTCATCAAACAGATGATGAAGAAGGACCTCGAGATGGTGCTGGAAAGTCTTAATCCCAGAGAGCAACAGGTCATAAGATGGAGATTTGGTATGGATGATGGAAGGATGAAGACATTGCAAGAGATAGGGGAAATGATGGGCGTGAGTAGGGAGAGAGTTAGGCAAATTGAGTCTGTTGCTTTTAGGAAACTTAGGAACAAGAAGAGGACCAAGCATTTCCAGCAGTATTTGGTTTCATCATAA